A portion of the Natrinema salaciae genome contains these proteins:
- a CDS encoding bacterio-opsin activator domain-containing protein yields MEQHWPGFATGPGAATDGGTDCARPISTAGDGAYELDSECRFVAVDDDFVALTGTERDALLGAELSAVVDGETTGCVEPMVRTLLAADSEPPDAEPANGEPTATDAESGTATAPPAGTTIEIDLPLLSADGETVSSTHRLRRLDDPNRPNRIAGIVRSRTPSSTAVAPVPDGESDGEPPPDRDGVESRRDRKRARERGQSSGELPPLRELLGHRSGGFYTLDADLTYTFVNERAAELLGFDSDRSRSDRDGGDGSSAVQGTDPTPSPPASPFDAAHERALARQRPLTVEEYHEPTSSWLEARLTPTESGLAVRVHDITGRKAYEERLEAENGLLRAIFEDAHDAILVGDEESITAANSAAGELLGLDRSALYGRSLREFLRDDRDSSSAWEAFVETGQLRDSFSVVRPDGTERVVEYDAVANVRPGTHLSILRDVTERDRRERELERQRERLAALEGVTGVVREITDAVVEGSTRHELERTACESLVDVPGCEFAFVAEVDTSTGSIRNRVEAGVDGYVDTIPLSTDPDDPAGRGPLGRAIRTQSMQVSTDVFDDPDFEPWRDDARERGYRSAAAIPIVHEGTLYGVIGLTSGHTAAFDGDKREIIAQIGDILGHAIASHDRKRALVSDDLIELEYEIRNAFELFGVTDGTDERISFDRVIRVDDDQYLEYGTTSAAAFPAFERFVERVSHWDEVTVLDDVDGEVSFELRITSPPMFSVVADHGGYVDQAVLEDGDYAMVVHLPKRTDVRAVTAAIQEVYPAAENVARRQVTPITESIDRIQDHLSDVLTDRQRTVLETAYYAGFFEWPRTSTGEDIAERLNISPATFHEHFRTAQRKLVAAVIDRPRSTLRDVPDD; encoded by the coding sequence ATGGAACAACACTGGCCAGGGTTCGCGACCGGCCCGGGCGCAGCTACCGACGGGGGGACCGACTGCGCACGACCGATCTCGACGGCTGGTGACGGGGCGTACGAACTCGATTCGGAGTGCCGGTTCGTCGCCGTCGACGACGACTTCGTCGCGCTGACCGGCACCGAGCGCGACGCGTTGCTCGGGGCGGAGCTCTCGGCGGTGGTCGACGGCGAGACGACCGGATGCGTCGAGCCGATGGTTCGAACGCTCCTGGCCGCCGACAGCGAACCCCCTGACGCCGAACCCGCTAACGGCGAACCCACCGCGACCGATGCCGAGTCGGGGACTGCGACGGCACCGCCGGCCGGGACGACGATCGAAATCGACCTCCCGCTCCTGTCGGCTGACGGTGAGACGGTATCGTCTACGCACCGACTGCGACGGCTCGACGATCCGAACCGGCCAAACCGGATCGCTGGAATCGTCCGATCGCGCACCCCTTCGTCGACCGCCGTCGCTCCCGTTCCCGACGGCGAGTCGGACGGTGAGCCGCCGCCCGACCGCGACGGCGTGGAATCGAGACGGGACCGAAAACGAGCGCGGGAACGCGGACAATCGAGCGGCGAACTTCCGCCCCTGCGCGAGCTGCTGGGTCACCGCTCCGGCGGGTTCTACACGCTCGACGCCGACCTGACGTATACGTTCGTGAACGAGCGGGCCGCCGAACTGTTGGGGTTCGATTCCGATCGATCCCGCTCCGACCGCGACGGCGGAGACGGCTCGAGCGCCGTTCAGGGGACGGACCCGACGCCGTCCCCACCCGCGTCTCCGTTCGACGCGGCCCACGAGCGGGCACTGGCGCGCCAGCGCCCGCTCACCGTCGAGGAGTATCACGAGCCGACGTCGTCGTGGCTCGAGGCACGGCTGACCCCGACCGAGAGCGGGCTCGCGGTCCGCGTTCACGATATCACCGGTCGGAAAGCGTACGAGGAGAGACTCGAGGCCGAGAACGGGCTGCTTCGAGCGATCTTCGAGGACGCACACGACGCGATTCTCGTCGGCGACGAGGAGTCCATCACTGCCGCGAACTCGGCTGCCGGCGAGCTGCTCGGCCTCGACCGGTCGGCGCTGTACGGCCGTTCGCTCAGGGAGTTTCTCCGCGACGACCGCGACAGCTCCTCGGCGTGGGAGGCGTTCGTCGAGACGGGGCAGCTTCGCGACTCGTTCTCGGTGGTTCGTCCGGACGGAACGGAGCGCGTCGTCGAGTACGACGCCGTCGCGAACGTGCGTCCCGGAACCCACCTCTCGATCCTCAGAGACGTCACCGAACGGGACAGACGGGAGCGCGAACTCGAGCGCCAGCGCGAACGGCTGGCCGCGCTCGAGGGAGTGACCGGCGTCGTTCGCGAGATTACCGACGCCGTCGTCGAGGGGTCGACTCGCCACGAACTCGAGCGGACCGCCTGCGAATCGCTCGTCGACGTTCCCGGCTGCGAGTTCGCGTTCGTCGCCGAAGTCGACACGTCGACCGGGTCGATCCGAAACCGCGTCGAGGCCGGTGTCGACGGCTACGTCGACACGATACCGCTCTCGACGGACCCGGACGATCCCGCTGGCCGTGGCCCGCTCGGCCGCGCGATTCGGACCCAGTCGATGCAGGTCTCGACCGACGTCTTCGACGATCCCGATTTCGAGCCGTGGCGCGACGACGCTCGGGAACGCGGCTACCGATCCGCCGCCGCGATTCCGATCGTCCACGAGGGAACGCTGTACGGCGTGATCGGGCTGACGAGCGGGCACACGGCCGCCTTCGACGGCGACAAGCGCGAGATCATCGCCCAGATCGGCGACATTCTGGGCCACGCGATCGCCTCCCACGACCGCAAGCGGGCGCTCGTCAGCGACGATCTGATCGAACTCGAGTACGAGATACGGAACGCCTTCGAACTGTTCGGCGTCACCGACGGCACCGACGAGCGGATCAGTTTCGATCGGGTGATCCGCGTCGACGACGACCAGTACCTCGAGTACGGGACGACGTCCGCCGCGGCGTTTCCGGCGTTCGAGCGATTCGTCGAGCGGGTCTCTCACTGGGACGAGGTGACGGTACTCGACGACGTCGACGGCGAGGTGTCGTTCGAACTCCGCATTACGTCGCCACCGATGTTCTCGGTCGTCGCCGACCACGGCGGCTACGTGGACCAGGCCGTTCTCGAGGACGGCGATTACGCGATGGTCGTCCACCTTCCGAAGCGGACGGACGTTCGCGCCGTCACCGCCGCGATTCAGGAGGTCTATCCCGCCGCGGAAAACGTGGCGAGGCGACAGGTGACGCCGATCACCGAGTCCATCGATCGGATTCAGGATCACCTCTCGGACGTGTTGACCGACCGCCAGCGGACGGTCCTCGAGACGGCCTACTACGCCGGGTTCTTCGAATGGCCGCGGACGAGCACCGGCGAAGATATCGCCGAGCGGCTGAACATCAGTCCCGCGACGTTCCACGAACACTTCCGGACGGCCCAGCGGAAGCTCGTCGCGGCGGTGATCGACAGACCCAGATCCACCCTGCGGGACGTACCCGACGACTGA